One Microbacterium sp. No. 7 genomic window carries:
- a CDS encoding ABC transporter ATP-binding protein: MSMTIRQLVAPAKGSMTAAAVLSGLSAVLRIVPYVALTEIAVAWAAGSPGQVMWRWLAVGVAAEIVRQALYMFGVGMTHVAEARLRTQLRSRLVDALGRMPLGRVAQTSSGRIRKIVVDDTGTIHVLVAHLSGDAVSMIIGLIAGVGYLFWVNWGLALAVLLVWLLCLVVVFGLGMSGMGGLTERFSAVQAQLSSATVELVEGIKEVKSFQGARSVQSRFDDARAEFTETSYEWMSRSGRAMAVLQALFQPAAVFATVVPIAVLFLSLGWIDAPHVLPFLILTLGIPSGLLALAGIGQQLQESIRAAKDTAALLSIPPMPHGAFTDGDGPTPGSIAFEDVTFGYDPEEPVVRGMSFEAAAGTVTALVGPSGSGKTTVARLIARFFDVDSGAVRVGGVDVRDTTADWLLSRIAVVFQDVALSHDTIAANIALGRPDASREEIEEAARQACIHDRIGRLPHGYDTVVGEDDGFLSGGERQRITIARAYLQDAPILILDEATAQLDPEAENEIHRALTALCAGRTVVVVAHRLQTIASADQILVIDDGRIAERGTHEQLLAAAGIYAGLWAAQTKNAEVA; the protein is encoded by the coding sequence ATGAGCATGACGATCCGGCAGCTGGTCGCGCCGGCGAAGGGATCGATGACCGCCGCGGCGGTGCTGTCGGGACTCTCGGCGGTGTTGAGGATCGTGCCGTACGTGGCTCTCACCGAGATCGCGGTGGCCTGGGCCGCCGGGTCTCCCGGACAGGTCATGTGGAGGTGGCTTGCGGTCGGGGTCGCCGCGGAGATCGTCCGTCAGGCGCTGTACATGTTCGGGGTGGGGATGACCCATGTCGCAGAAGCCCGGCTGCGCACCCAGCTGCGGAGCCGGCTCGTCGACGCGCTCGGGAGGATGCCGCTGGGGAGGGTGGCGCAGACCTCGTCAGGCCGGATCCGCAAGATCGTCGTGGACGACACCGGCACGATCCATGTGCTCGTCGCGCACCTCTCCGGCGACGCGGTGAGCATGATCATCGGGCTCATCGCCGGCGTGGGCTACCTGTTCTGGGTGAACTGGGGGCTCGCCCTCGCGGTGCTGCTCGTGTGGCTGCTCTGTCTCGTGGTCGTCTTCGGGCTCGGCATGTCGGGCATGGGCGGTCTGACGGAGCGGTTCTCCGCCGTGCAGGCGCAGCTCTCCTCTGCGACGGTCGAGCTGGTCGAGGGCATCAAGGAGGTGAAGAGCTTCCAGGGCGCGCGATCGGTGCAGAGCCGCTTCGATGACGCGCGCGCCGAGTTCACGGAGACGAGCTACGAGTGGATGAGCAGGTCGGGGCGGGCGATGGCCGTCCTCCAGGCGCTGTTCCAGCCGGCCGCGGTGTTCGCGACCGTGGTGCCGATCGCCGTGCTGTTCCTCTCCCTGGGCTGGATCGACGCACCCCATGTGCTGCCCTTCCTGATCCTCACCCTCGGCATCCCCTCCGGTCTGCTCGCGCTGGCGGGCATCGGGCAGCAGCTGCAGGAGTCGATCCGCGCAGCGAAAGACACCGCAGCCCTGCTCTCGATCCCGCCGATGCCCCACGGCGCCTTCACCGACGGTGATGGCCCGACGCCCGGGTCGATCGCCTTCGAGGACGTGACGTTCGGGTACGACCCGGAGGAGCCCGTCGTGCGGGGGATGTCGTTCGAGGCGGCCGCGGGGACCGTCACCGCGCTGGTCGGACCGTCGGGCAGCGGCAAGACGACGGTGGCACGGCTGATCGCCCGCTTCTTCGACGTGGACTCGGGCGCCGTCCGCGTCGGCGGCGTCGATGTGCGGGACACGACGGCGGACTGGCTGCTCTCCCGGATCGCGGTCGTGTTCCAGGATGTCGCGCTCAGCCATGACACGATCGCCGCGAACATCGCCCTCGGCAGGCCCGACGCCAGCAGGGAGGAGATCGAGGAGGCCGCCCGGCAGGCGTGCATCCACGACCGCATCGGTCGGCTTCCGCACGGCTACGACACCGTGGTCGGTGAGGACGACGGGTTCCTCTCCGGCGGCGAACGGCAGCGGATCACGATCGCTCGCGCCTATCTGCAGGACGCGCCGATCCTGATCCTGGACGAGGCGACCGCACAGCTGGACCCGGAGGCGGAGAACGAGATCCACCGTGCCCTGACCGCGCTGTGCGCCGGTCGCACGGTCGTGGTCGTCGCCCACCGCCTGCAGACGATCGCCTCCGCCGACCAGATCCTCGTCATCGACGACGGTCGCATCGCCGAACGAGGAACGCACGAGCAGCTCCTCGCCGCGGCCGGCATCTACGCCGGACTCTGGGCCGCGCAGACCAAGAACGCGGAGGTCGCGTGA
- a CDS encoding ABC transporter ATP-binding protein, translating into MFRLMGTLVGNRQLRRLTLLFIVAAILQGLTLGLMIPFLRALFGDRTALWPWTIAIVVAGVTTVVVNVAVLIRSYRVSVYEICDALIRRVGDRVMQLPLGWFDARREAAVAAAVANEVGTLSHVASMLLPNIANGFVVPATMVVVVAFVDWRLALIMAAVAPFLAWAWRRMRTITVRTKTVEGAVARASAGRLIEFARLQPVLRATRATERGWAPLDAALADEGERIEQSLRASSRPTVVFSILANLMMAAVLAVGLALALGARLDMAAFIAVAAVTVRMAEPLAQAVLYGAEVHHSVVALEAIGGIVGADTLPEPGEDAVTVPEDTTVGFEGVGFEYLSGRPVLDGIDLVAPAGRVTAIIGPSGSGKSTLLRLVGRFWDVGRGRVTIGGVDVRRIPTPVLMDHIAMVFQDVYLFDTTIRENLRLARPDATDEQLAAAAQAASLDRVIDALPDGWDTIVGPAGSRLSGGERQRVAIARAFVKDAPILLLDEVTSALDGENEAAITGVISKLAHGRTVIVVAHRLSTVENADQIVVLEPGENGATIAEHGTPTDLARQGGLYADFLTASAQRGRWRL; encoded by the coding sequence ATGTTCCGGCTCATGGGCACCCTCGTCGGGAACCGGCAGCTGCGCCGGCTCACCCTGCTCTTCATCGTCGCCGCGATCCTGCAGGGCCTCACCCTGGGACTGATGATCCCGTTCCTGCGGGCGCTGTTCGGCGACCGGACCGCATTGTGGCCGTGGACGATCGCCATCGTCGTCGCCGGGGTGACCACGGTGGTCGTGAACGTGGCCGTGCTGATCCGCTCCTACCGCGTGAGCGTCTACGAGATCTGCGACGCCCTCATCAGGCGGGTCGGCGACCGGGTGATGCAGCTGCCCCTGGGATGGTTCGACGCGCGCCGGGAGGCCGCGGTCGCCGCCGCGGTCGCCAACGAGGTCGGCACGCTCTCGCACGTGGCTTCGATGCTGCTGCCGAACATCGCCAACGGCTTCGTCGTTCCCGCGACGATGGTCGTCGTCGTCGCGTTCGTGGACTGGCGGCTTGCGCTCATCATGGCCGCCGTCGCCCCGTTCCTGGCGTGGGCGTGGCGGCGGATGCGAACGATCACCGTGCGCACGAAGACCGTCGAAGGCGCCGTCGCCAGGGCGAGCGCCGGCCGGCTGATCGAGTTCGCCCGCCTCCAACCCGTGCTGCGCGCAACCCGCGCCACCGAACGCGGCTGGGCGCCGTTGGATGCCGCGCTCGCGGACGAAGGCGAGAGGATCGAGCAGTCCCTGCGGGCCTCATCGCGGCCGACCGTGGTGTTCTCGATCCTCGCCAACCTGATGATGGCGGCCGTGCTCGCCGTCGGCCTCGCCCTCGCGCTGGGTGCGCGGCTCGACATGGCCGCCTTCATCGCGGTCGCGGCGGTCACGGTTCGGATGGCCGAGCCCCTGGCCCAGGCCGTGCTCTACGGCGCCGAGGTGCACCACTCCGTGGTCGCCCTCGAAGCGATCGGCGGGATCGTCGGCGCCGACACGCTCCCCGAACCCGGCGAGGACGCCGTCACGGTCCCCGAGGACACCACCGTGGGTTTCGAGGGCGTGGGCTTCGAGTACCTGTCCGGGCGTCCGGTGCTCGACGGAATCGACCTGGTCGCCCCGGCCGGCCGTGTGACCGCGATCATCGGACCGTCCGGGTCGGGCAAGTCGACGCTGCTGCGCCTGGTGGGCAGGTTCTGGGACGTCGGCCGGGGTCGGGTGACGATCGGCGGAGTCGATGTGCGACGCATCCCGACGCCGGTGCTGATGGACCACATCGCGATGGTGTTCCAGGACGTCTACCTCTTCGACACGACGATCCGGGAGAACCTGCGTCTGGCTCGCCCCGACGCCACCGACGAGCAGCTCGCCGCCGCGGCGCAGGCGGCGTCGCTCGACAGGGTGATCGACGCCCTGCCTGATGGGTGGGACACCATCGTCGGCCCTGCCGGCTCCCGGCTCTCCGGAGGAGAACGACAGCGTGTGGCGATCGCCCGGGCCTTCGTCAAGGACGCCCCGATCCTGCTGCTCGATGAGGTCACCTCCGCCCTCGACGGCGAGAACGAGGCGGCGATCACCGGAGTCATCTCGAAGCTCGCCCACGGCCGCACCGTGATCGTCGTCGCTCACCGACTCAGCACCGTCGAGAACGCCGACCAGATCGTCGTCCTCGAACCGGGCGAGAACGGCGCCACCATCGCAGAGCACGGCACTCCCACCGATCTCGCCCGGCAGGGCGGCCTGTACGCCGACTTCCTCACCGCATCCGCCCAGCGCGGGCGGTGGCGGCTCTGA
- a CDS encoding energy-coupling factor transporter transmembrane component T has protein sequence MALQQERTEPEPVVWTAATPDVRIGLLLVVVLAVGTGLIRTESGLLLLTLWALGLLLVFRRLHALWGLVTGYLFLSLIQRASIWLVAVPGVAYVGAAATMGLHAYPMAAALWLVLSGVPMSQIMAALAAIRVPRMLLIVTMVVYRYIPTLFGELRVIALGNRLRSTRPGWRRWATSPITEAEHLLVPIVMRSALIADELSSVAVCKGLDEHAARTALIPPRIGAADILATAMTIAVVVALALTAGRIEDGWGW, from the coding sequence ATGGCCCTGCAACAGGAACGCACCGAACCCGAACCGGTGGTCTGGACCGCGGCGACGCCCGACGTCCGCATCGGACTCCTGCTGGTCGTCGTCCTCGCGGTCGGGACCGGGCTCATCCGCACCGAGTCCGGGCTTCTCCTGCTGACCCTGTGGGCGCTCGGACTGCTTCTCGTGTTCCGCAGGCTCCACGCGCTGTGGGGTCTTGTCACCGGCTACCTGTTCCTGTCCCTGATCCAGAGGGCGAGCATCTGGCTCGTCGCCGTCCCCGGGGTCGCGTATGTCGGGGCCGCGGCGACGATGGGCCTGCACGCCTACCCCATGGCCGCCGCGCTCTGGCTCGTGCTCAGCGGGGTGCCGATGAGCCAGATCATGGCCGCGCTCGCCGCGATCCGGGTGCCCCGGATGCTCCTCATCGTGACGATGGTCGTCTACCGGTACATCCCCACCCTCTTCGGCGAGCTGCGGGTGATCGCCCTCGGCAACCGGCTCCGCTCGACCCGCCCCGGGTGGCGACGATGGGCGACCTCGCCGATCACCGAGGCGGAGCACCTCCTGGTGCCCATCGTCATGCGCTCGGCGCTCATCGCCGACGAGCTCTCCTCCGTCGCCGTCTGCAAGGGCCTCGACGAGCACGCCGCCCGCACCGCACTGATCCCGCCCCGCATCGGCGCCGCCGACATCCTCGCGACGGCCATGACGATCGCCGTGGTCGTCGCCCTCGCCCTCACCGCGGGCCGGATCGAGGACGGGTGGGGCTGGTGA
- a CDS encoding ABC transporter ATP-binding protein encodes MTAIAVSDLTVSYLGGDGTPLPPVLRGVDLRIASGECVLITGASGCGKTTLLRTINGLVPGFFDAAVTGSVVLDGQPVDRVETRELARSVGMVFQDPRAEFFTYDVTSELAFPCENFAVSGEEIRRRVEETADLLQMRHLLGRRLTSLSSGQKQKVAIAAAMMLRPRVLLFDEPSANLDRDGLRMLRDTVERLTAAGVTVLIADHRIEYLTGALDRLLVLERGRVLHDLTAADVAGLDPEWFSERALRLPVSRPLHEPVPSHPDGRGPRLQGVRLRYRGGDVLWQTDDLSLPDRGVIGIAGPNGSGKTSLLRLIIGAHRARTGTITRDGARWPARRRIRDCAYVMQDIDYQLLGRTVQQELLIGPPRGPATERRAAELLEQMGLDHLRDRHPLTLSGGQKQRLGIALAAMKQAEVICLDEPTSGLDAGSMRRVSELLTRLADQGALVVVATHDEEFAARTVTGWVDVDSGRLERRNAFTSVSDPDRKETP; translated from the coding sequence GTGACCGCGATCGCCGTCTCCGACCTCACCGTCTCCTACCTCGGAGGCGACGGCACCCCGCTGCCGCCGGTGCTGCGCGGGGTCGATCTGCGCATCGCCTCGGGAGAATGCGTGCTGATCACCGGGGCGAGCGGCTGCGGCAAGACCACGCTGCTGCGCACCATCAACGGTCTCGTCCCCGGGTTCTTCGACGCGGCCGTCACCGGCTCCGTCGTCCTCGACGGGCAGCCGGTCGACCGGGTCGAGACGCGCGAGCTCGCCCGCTCGGTCGGGATGGTGTTCCAGGACCCGCGGGCCGAGTTCTTCACCTACGACGTCACCAGCGAGCTCGCCTTCCCCTGCGAGAACTTCGCCGTCTCCGGCGAGGAGATCCGCAGACGCGTCGAAGAGACGGCCGACCTGCTCCAGATGCGGCATCTGCTGGGGCGGCGCCTCACCTCGCTCTCCTCCGGGCAGAAGCAGAAGGTCGCCATCGCCGCAGCGATGATGCTCCGGCCCCGCGTGCTCCTCTTCGACGAGCCCTCCGCGAACCTCGACCGCGACGGCCTGCGGATGCTGCGCGACACCGTCGAACGCCTCACCGCGGCCGGGGTGACGGTGCTCATCGCCGATCACCGCATCGAGTACCTCACCGGCGCACTCGACCGGCTCCTCGTGCTCGAGCGCGGGCGCGTCCTCCACGACCTCACCGCGGCCGATGTGGCCGGACTCGACCCGGAATGGTTCTCCGAACGCGCACTGCGGCTCCCGGTTTCACGTCCTCTCCACGAACCGGTCCCTTCGCACCCGGATGGCAGGGGTCCGCGGCTGCAGGGGGTGCGGCTTCGATACCGCGGCGGCGACGTGCTCTGGCAGACCGACGACCTCAGCCTGCCCGACCGGGGCGTCATCGGGATCGCCGGGCCCAACGGCAGCGGGAAGACCAGCCTGCTCCGGCTCATCATCGGAGCCCACCGTGCCCGCACCGGCACCATCACCCGCGATGGGGCACGGTGGCCGGCCCGGCGCCGCATCCGAGACTGCGCCTACGTGATGCAGGACATCGACTACCAGCTGCTCGGCAGAACCGTGCAGCAGGAACTGCTCATCGGCCCGCCGCGCGGCCCCGCGACCGAACGCCGTGCCGCGGAGCTGCTCGAGCAGATGGGTCTCGACCACCTCCGCGACCGGCATCCGCTCACCCTCTCCGGCGGGCAGAAGCAACGCCTCGGCATCGCCCTGGCCGCGATGAAGCAGGCCGAGGTGATCTGCCTGGACGAGCCCACGAGCGGACTCGACGCCGGCAGCATGCGCCGCGTCTCCGAGCTCCTCACCCGACTCGCAGACCAGGGAGCGCTCGTCGTCGTCGCCACCCACGACGAGGAGTTCGCCGCCCGCACGGTCACCGGCTGGGTCGACGTCGACTCCGGGCGGCTCGAACGCCGCAACGCCTTCACCTCCGTCAGCGACCCCGATCGAAAGGAAACCCCATGA
- a CDS encoding MptD family putative ECF transporter S component: MVRDLVTMGVFIALFMVLFFIGGMLSFFPIMMIVLPVYMGLFGAVIFTVLLGKVQRPGAFLIASILVGLILFRDAPGGITTICTIVGGLVAEILYGVLGRRTFSSMVISYSVFALGYALGTLIPFVWMREAYLELYADRDATVADIAREGTEMMNPVLLIVLCAATVIAAIAGCYWGRAMTRKQFTRAGVV, encoded by the coding sequence ATGGTGCGCGACCTCGTCACCATGGGCGTCTTCATCGCCCTCTTCATGGTGCTGTTCTTCATCGGCGGGATGCTCAGCTTCTTCCCGATCATGATGATCGTGCTCCCGGTCTACATGGGCCTGTTCGGCGCCGTGATCTTCACCGTCCTTCTCGGCAAGGTCCAGCGTCCCGGAGCTTTCCTCATCGCCTCGATCCTCGTCGGCCTGATCCTCTTCCGCGACGCCCCCGGCGGCATCACCACCATCTGCACCATCGTCGGCGGCCTGGTCGCCGAGATCCTCTACGGCGTCCTGGGCCGCCGCACGTTCAGCTCCATGGTGATCTCCTACTCCGTGTTCGCACTCGGCTACGCCCTCGGCACCCTCATCCCCTTCGTCTGGATGCGCGAGGCCTACCTCGAGCTCTACGCGGATCGCGACGCGACCGTGGCCGACATCGCCCGCGAGGGCACCGAGATGATGAATCCGGTGCTCCTCATCGTGCTCTGCGCGGCCACGGTGATCGCCGCCATCGCCGGCTGCTACTGGGGACGCGCCATGACCCGCAAGCAGTTCACCCGAGCAGGGGTCGTGTAG
- a CDS encoding winged helix-turn-helix transcriptional regulator, with translation MRNREYGQFCGLARAAEVLGQRWTLLILRDLLVGPRRYSDLAAGLPGIPSNLLSTRLKELEQDGLVVREARSGADRSIVYAITGRGAELQPALDALSRWGAAEMREPREGEIVTEASLVSALRVAAVGAASAGRPLIFTVRVGDAAAHAIVKDGRADVGAGEHPAADLVITGGPGFRDLLAGVVDPATAIAENAVLVEGDPRLLADFVSIFTVPYGGTAPGELRR, from the coding sequence ATGCGCAACCGGGAGTACGGGCAGTTCTGTGGTCTGGCGCGGGCGGCCGAGGTGCTGGGACAGCGGTGGACGCTGCTGATCCTGCGCGACCTGCTCGTCGGGCCCCGCCGCTACTCCGATCTCGCGGCGGGGCTTCCCGGCATACCCTCCAATCTCCTGTCCACGCGTCTGAAGGAGCTGGAGCAGGACGGATTGGTCGTGCGCGAGGCGCGCAGCGGCGCCGATCGCTCGATCGTGTACGCGATCACCGGTCGCGGTGCCGAGCTTCAGCCGGCACTCGACGCCCTCTCGCGTTGGGGCGCGGCGGAGATGCGCGAGCCACGGGAGGGTGAGATCGTGACCGAGGCATCCTTGGTCTCTGCATTGCGGGTCGCGGCGGTCGGGGCCGCCTCGGCCGGCCGGCCGCTCATCTTCACCGTCAGAGTCGGGGACGCTGCCGCGCACGCCATCGTCAAGGACGGCAGGGCGGATGTCGGGGCCGGGGAGCATCCCGCCGCTGATCTGGTGATCACCGGCGGGCCGGGATTCCGCGATCTGCTGGCCGGCGTGGTGGATCCGGCGACGGCGATCGCCGAGAACGCGGTGCTCGTGGAAGGCGATCCCCGCCTGCTCGCCGACTTCGTGTCGATCTTCACCGTCCCCTATGGCGGGACGGCGCCGGGCGAGCTGCGCCGCTGA
- a CDS encoding VOC family protein, with translation MTLTLSAVAFDTRNPEAAGVFWAGVLGRDMIEAPDGVLVPGNETQLGLRFVAASAFDPATAPSRQRLHLHIATTASYTPMQIMETAARLGGSRRGTKPIPADGEIYMSDPAGYDFCIIEPGNGYLAGCGPLGEVTCDGSRDVGLFWRDALGWPLVWDEGLQTAIQSPFGGTKIAWDGEDDGTEHVPGEQRFEVIADDLTAELTRLVGLGATVIGEERRAAILADPDGGVLTVREGGSRRV, from the coding sequence ATGACGTTGACTCTCAGTGCAGTGGCGTTCGACACGCGGAATCCGGAGGCGGCGGGCGTCTTCTGGGCCGGCGTGCTCGGCCGTGACATGATCGAAGCCCCCGACGGCGTCCTGGTGCCGGGGAACGAGACCCAGCTCGGGCTGCGATTCGTGGCCGCAAGCGCCTTCGACCCGGCGACGGCGCCATCGCGGCAGCGACTGCATCTGCACATCGCCACGACCGCCTCGTACACGCCGATGCAGATCATGGAGACCGCCGCACGTCTGGGCGGATCCCGGCGCGGGACGAAGCCGATTCCCGCCGACGGCGAGATCTACATGAGCGACCCCGCCGGCTACGACTTCTGCATCATCGAGCCGGGGAACGGCTACCTCGCCGGCTGCGGTCCGCTCGGCGAGGTGACCTGCGACGGCTCGCGAGACGTCGGCCTGTTCTGGCGGGATGCGCTCGGCTGGCCGCTGGTGTGGGACGAAGGACTGCAGACCGCCATCCAGTCGCCTTTCGGCGGTACGAAGATCGCTTGGGATGGAGAGGATGACGGCACCGAGCACGTGCCGGGCGAGCAGCGGTTCGAGGTGATCGCAGACGACCTCACGGCTGAGCTGACGCGATTGGTGGGCCTCGGCGCGACGGTCATCGGCGAGGAACGCCGTGCCGCGATCCTCGCCGACCCCGATGGCGGCGTGCTGACGGTCCGCGAAGGCGGCAGTCGTAGGGTCTGA
- a CDS encoding response regulator transcription factor, translating to MRVLIVEDEPFMAEAIRDGLRLEAIAADIAGDGDTALELLSINRYDIAVLDRDIPGPSGDEVAESIVASGSGTPILMLTAADRLDDKASGFGLGADDYLTKPFELRELVLRIRALARRRAHSRPPVREIAGLRLDPFRREVYRDGRYVALTRKQFAVLEVLVEAEGGVISAEHLLERAWDENADPFTNAVRITVSALRKRLGEPWLIATVPGVGYRIDTEPIAGGGIAGG from the coding sequence ATGCGCGTGTTGATCGTGGAGGACGAGCCGTTCATGGCCGAGGCCATCCGCGACGGCCTGCGCCTGGAGGCGATCGCCGCCGACATCGCCGGCGACGGCGATACCGCTCTGGAGCTGCTGAGCATCAACCGGTACGACATCGCGGTGCTCGACCGGGACATCCCGGGGCCCTCCGGCGATGAGGTCGCCGAGAGCATCGTCGCCTCCGGCAGCGGCACGCCCATTCTGATGCTGACCGCTGCGGATCGGCTCGATGACAAGGCATCCGGGTTCGGGCTCGGCGCCGACGACTACCTCACGAAGCCGTTCGAGCTGCGCGAGCTGGTTCTCAGAATCAGGGCGCTTGCCCGCCGGCGCGCCCACAGCCGCCCGCCGGTGAGGGAGATCGCGGGGTTGCGGCTCGATCCCTTCCGGCGCGAGGTCTATCGTGATGGTCGCTATGTCGCGCTCACCCGCAAGCAGTTCGCCGTGCTGGAAGTGCTCGTCGAGGCGGAGGGCGGCGTGATCAGCGCCGAGCATCTCCTCGAGCGGGCATGGGATGAGAACGCCGACCCGTTCACCAATGCTGTGCGCATCACCGTCTCGGCCCTGCGCAAGCGGCTCGGCGAGCCCTGGCTCATCGCGACGGTTCCGGGCGTCGGCTACCGCATCGACACCGAGCCGATCGCCGGCGGCGGCATCGCCGGCGGATAG
- a CDS encoding efflux RND transporter periplasmic adaptor subunit: protein MKKRTTALTVAAAVVALACIGGSAVVANQTDATTAEPVTSVTTADVERGDLSQAISASGTLTHRARPDGAPYVAINQAGGTYTALPAVGDAVACGDVLYRVDDKPVLLLCGETPQYRDLAIGATGPDVAQLNRALHALGHDRAAGVEIDPADDVFSWSTGAALKKLQRDRGQAETGEFARADAVVLPSAVRVARVPVQLGAGAQPGTPVVEATSDTLVVQVGLDPSQRTEALRGAPVLITLPGSATTTGQVSDLGRIAAAQDGQSGVQDAKILVTIVLDDPDEVAGLDHAPVKAQITTGGATDVLSVPIIALVGNTGGGYAVDLVGADGRRSLVPVTLGLIDQSTGRVQVEGDLSPGDQVVVPS, encoded by the coding sequence GTGAAGAAGCGCACCACGGCACTGACCGTCGCGGCGGCGGTTGTGGCGCTGGCCTGCATCGGCGGGTCTGCCGTCGTCGCCAACCAGACCGATGCCACCACTGCGGAACCGGTCACCTCCGTCACGACCGCCGATGTCGAGCGCGGAGATCTTTCGCAGGCGATCTCAGCGAGCGGAACGCTGACCCATCGCGCCCGACCCGATGGCGCGCCGTACGTCGCGATCAACCAGGCGGGCGGCACCTACACGGCGTTGCCTGCCGTCGGCGACGCCGTCGCCTGCGGAGACGTGCTCTACCGGGTGGACGACAAGCCGGTGCTTCTGCTGTGCGGAGAGACCCCGCAGTACCGAGACCTGGCGATCGGCGCGACAGGACCCGATGTCGCTCAACTCAATCGAGCCCTCCACGCCCTCGGCCACGACCGGGCCGCAGGCGTGGAGATCGACCCCGCCGACGATGTCTTCTCCTGGAGCACAGGGGCGGCTCTCAAGAAGCTCCAGCGCGACCGTGGACAGGCGGAGACAGGGGAGTTCGCTCGCGCCGACGCCGTGGTGCTCCCCTCCGCCGTCCGAGTGGCACGGGTGCCCGTGCAGCTGGGCGCCGGGGCTCAGCCGGGCACCCCCGTCGTGGAGGCCACCTCTGACACCCTGGTCGTACAGGTCGGTCTCGACCCCTCCCAGCGGACCGAGGCGCTGAGGGGCGCACCGGTGCTCATCACCTTGCCGGGCAGTGCTACGACGACGGGTCAGGTCTCGGACCTGGGGAGGATCGCTGCCGCCCAGGACGGCCAGAGCGGTGTGCAGGACGCGAAGATCCTCGTCACCATCGTCCTCGACGACCCCGACGAGGTGGCCGGGCTCGATCACGCACCCGTCAAGGCGCAGATCACCACCGGCGGAGCGACGGACGTCCTCAGCGTGCCCATCATCGCGCTCGTCGGCAACACTGGCGGTGGATACGCCGTCGACCTCGTGGGCGCGGATGGCCGGCGCAGCCTGGTACCGGTCACGCTGGGACTCATCGACCAGTCCACCGGCCGGGTTCAGGTCGAAGGCGACCTCAGCCCCGGGGACCAGGTGGTGGTGCCGTCATGA
- a CDS encoding ABC transporter ATP-binding protein, which produces MLELDGVTKEYGGQAPVHALRGVSFSVRRGEMVAIVGQSGSGKSTLLHIMGTLDRPTSGVVRIDGVDAAQLDDREVSALRAHKIGFVFQQFFLAEHAPVRENVADGLLYAGVPAGERLRLADVALQRVGLADRADFMPSRLSGGQRQRVAIARAVVGQPAVVLADEPTGSLDSANGASIMALLGELNAFGTTIVMITHDTVLADRLPRQVRLLDGRIVSDSDRQGLS; this is translated from the coding sequence GTGCTGGAGCTCGACGGCGTCACGAAAGAGTACGGCGGCCAGGCGCCCGTCCACGCGTTGCGAGGGGTCTCGTTCTCCGTCCGCCGCGGCGAGATGGTGGCGATCGTCGGGCAGTCCGGGTCGGGCAAGTCCACTCTGCTGCACATCATGGGCACCCTCGATAGGCCGACAAGCGGCGTGGTGCGCATCGACGGAGTCGACGCAGCCCAGCTCGACGATCGCGAGGTCTCCGCCCTCCGCGCCCACAAGATCGGGTTCGTGTTCCAGCAGTTCTTCCTGGCCGAGCATGCTCCTGTCCGCGAGAACGTCGCCGATGGGCTGCTCTACGCCGGTGTTCCTGCGGGGGAGCGCCTCCGTCTCGCAGACGTGGCCCTGCAGCGCGTCGGCCTCGCCGACCGTGCGGACTTCATGCCGAGCCGGCTGTCCGGCGGCCAACGGCAGCGCGTGGCGATCGCTCGAGCCGTTGTCGGGCAGCCGGCCGTGGTCCTCGCGGACGAGCCCACCGGAAGCCTCGACAGCGCCAACGGCGCGTCGATCATGGCGCTCCTCGGCGAGTTGAACGCCTTCGGCACCACCATCGTCATGATCACTCATGACACGGTGCTGGCCGACCGGCTGCCACGTCAGGTCCGCCTGCTCGACGGCCGGATCGTCTCCGACAGCGATCGGCAGGGGCTGTCATGA